A genome region from bacterium includes the following:
- a CDS encoding DUF4442 domain-containing protein, protein MVQVPMIGYLAPKVIELNEHRCEILIPLRRRSRNHLSSMYFGALCVGADCAGGLIAFEEAARSEIPVSIVFKSIRGDFLKRPEADVHFVCEDGKKTRTLIELAVASGERKEQAVEILAYTTNPNKEIVARFELMLSVKARKKS, encoded by the coding sequence ATGGTACAGGTTCCAATGATTGGATACCTGGCTCCAAAAGTCATCGAACTCAATGAACATCGATGTGAAATTCTCATTCCTCTTCGTCGTCGCTCTCGGAACCATTTGTCCAGTATGTACTTTGGAGCGCTCTGCGTAGGGGCTGATTGTGCCGGGGGTCTTATCGCCTTTGAAGAGGCTGCGCGAAGCGAAATACCGGTCAGCATTGTCTTTAAATCAATACGAGGTGATTTTCTGAAGCGTCCAGAGGCTGACGTACATTTTGTCTGTGAGGATGGAAAGAAAACCCGGACTCTAATTGAGTTGGCAGTGGCAAGTGGCGAAAGAAAGGAGCAAGCAGTAGAAATCCTTGCGTACACAACCAATCCCAACAAGGAAATTGTTGCTCGATTTGAGCTGATGCTGTCAGTAAAAGCGCGAAAAAAGTCCTAG
- the ribH gene encoding 6,7-dimethyl-8-ribityllumazine synthase, which translates to MKSTYDTTILTQVPGAQVAILQSEWYAEYTDVCIAHCRAILDQAGAAAPHCHRLPGALELPFAARHVSRSTPTLEAIIVFGIVLRGETQHFDMILDMISRGFERVMFEEDIPIIVEVLPVETIEQAKARCADDDSNKGREAALAALKMIHWKRALSSTDGSR; encoded by the coding sequence ATGAAATCAACATACGACACGACGATACTAACACAAGTACCTGGAGCTCAGGTAGCTATTCTTCAATCAGAATGGTATGCAGAATATACCGACGTGTGCATAGCGCACTGTAGGGCTATTCTCGATCAGGCAGGTGCCGCAGCTCCTCATTGCCATAGACTCCCTGGAGCGTTAGAGCTTCCCTTTGCAGCCCGGCATGTCTCGCGCTCTACTCCCACGTTAGAAGCTATCATTGTTTTTGGAATAGTCTTACGTGGCGAGACACAACATTTTGATATGATCCTGGACATGATCAGTCGTGGCTTTGAACGTGTTATGTTCGAAGAAGATATACCCATTATTGTTGAAGTACTCCCTGTTGAGACGATTGAGCAAGCGAAAGCTCGTTGCGCAGATGACGACTCAAATAAAGGAAGAGAGGCTGCTCTGGCCGCACTCAAAATGATTCACTGGAAGAGGGCACTTTCCTCAACGGATGGCTCCAGATAA
- a CDS encoding HD domain-containing protein encodes MNRANILMQLRLKEPVVLREFIRSAFQHEPLRCEHILAVADRAVQVCDTLLNHRHVNCCLKETECAALLHDIGYLPEISTLLEQATEYHPTGWHPVDGANFLRYRGEHRLATLIEGHGHSPEVSKLRGLAPITVSNDIVAMIITYCDVQTDPNGIPVSYMERLNEIGQRKGLESQEYKAHLLARNRIETIISKIDQLLAVPILTAT; translated from the coding sequence ATGAATAGAGCCAATATTCTCATGCAGCTTAGATTGAAAGAGCCCGTTGTGCTTCGAGAATTCATACGCTCTGCTTTTCAGCATGAACCCTTACGATGTGAGCACATCTTAGCAGTAGCAGATAGAGCGGTTCAGGTATGCGATACGTTATTAAACCATAGACATGTAAACTGCTGTCTAAAAGAGACTGAATGTGCGGCTCTGTTACATGATATTGGATATTTACCTGAGATAAGCACCCTTTTAGAGCAAGCCACTGAGTATCATCCCACAGGTTGGCATCCAGTCGATGGAGCGAATTTTTTAAGATACCGGGGAGAACATCGACTCGCCACCTTGATTGAAGGACATGGGCATTCACCTGAAGTCTCTAAACTCAGAGGACTTGCTCCTATTACAGTCTCCAATGATATTGTAGCAATGATTATTACCTACTGTGATGTACAGACGGATCCAAATGGAATCCCAGTGAGTTATATGGAGCGTCTTAACGAGATAGGTCAAAGAAAAGGGCTTGAGAGTCAAGAATACAAGGCTCATCTCTTGGCCAGAAATCGTATAGAGACAATTATCAGCAAGATTGATCAGCTCTTAGCCGTCCCCATCCTCACGGCAACATGA
- a CDS encoding thioredoxin family protein: protein MRRFVLTVFFLTVFFLSSILSFASATQAEVQIGASAPQFTASDVHGVNQSLDQYKGKIIVLEWTNPECPYVVKHYQTGNMQQLQKKYVGLGVVWLTINSSGENKQGNLSTEEAKNYLSEKAAVPTAYLFDPSGTIGKSYGAKTTPHMFIINSAGTVAYAGAIDDNSSSRHSSVENARNFVAEALDALLADQPVQTASTKAYGCSVKYSS, encoded by the coding sequence ATGCGTAGATTCGTACTTACCGTGTTCTTTCTTACCGTATTCTTTCTCTCTTCAATACTCTCTTTCGCTTCTGCTACACAAGCTGAGGTTCAGATCGGAGCTTCTGCCCCCCAATTCACAGCCTCTGATGTGCATGGCGTAAATCAGAGTCTCGATCAGTATAAAGGGAAAATCATAGTTCTCGAGTGGACCAATCCTGAATGCCCCTATGTAGTCAAGCATTATCAAACAGGAAATATGCAACAACTTCAAAAAAAATATGTCGGTCTTGGAGTCGTATGGCTGACCATCAACTCATCTGGTGAAAACAAACAAGGAAATCTCAGTACTGAAGAAGCAAAAAACTATCTTTCAGAAAAGGCTGCCGTGCCTACCGCATACCTCTTCGATCCATCGGGTACCATCGGGAAATCATATGGGGCAAAGACCACCCCTCACATGTTTATTATTAACTCAGCTGGAACCGTTGCATACGCGGGTGCGATTGATGATAACAGTTCTAGTCGGCACTCCTCTGTTGAGAATGCAAGAAATTTCGTTGCCGAAGCTCTTGATGCTTTGCTTGCAGATCAGCCTGTTCAAACAGCATCGACTAAAGCCTATGGCTGTTCTGTAAAGTACTCGAGTTAA
- the acnA gene encoding aconitate hydratase AcnA: MSEHNPFGALAPLVGGEYGDVNFYRLRALEDAGFGSMSRLPFSIRVLLESVLRNQDGFSFTEEHLKALAGWEPKAVGRDEIPYKPARVVLQDFTGVPAVVDLAAMRDAIKRLGGDPQKINPLVRCDLVIDHSVQVDYSGSNDALVRNEALEFSRNKERYEFLKWGQEAFKNFRVVPPSTGIVHQVNLEYLSEVAYFNEDTRVVYPDSCVGTDSHTPMVNGLGVVAWGVGGIEAEAVMLNQPIVMLIPDVVGVKLTGDLPEGITATDLVLRVTEMCRELGVVGKFVEFFGPSLSHMTIADRATLGNMAPEQGSTVSFSPVDDVTLDYMRATGRPEKLVQLTERYYKEQGLFRTEDTPDPEFTEVLELDLSTIEPAVAGPKRPQDRVALARLKKSYPTMITNPVGPMGLGKEEAEFTKSIPLTLDSEECKLETGAVVIAAITSCTNTSNPSVMLAAGLVAKKALEKGLRVPPYVKTSLAPGSRVVTEYLEKSGLNTSLDALGFQTVGYGCTTCIGNSGPLKSEIEAAIRENDLVVSAVLSGNRNFEGRVHPLTQTNFLASPPLVVAFALAGNTNRDLTSEPIGTDKEGKEVFLKDIWPTNHEIEQAVRSFITVDMFRERYGEVFKGSEAWQSIKTSGGELYEWQASSTYVQSPPFFDEVTRDVGHIRPVQKARVLGLFGDSVTTDHISPAGNIAKDSPAAQYLTEEGVQPVDFNSYGSRRGNDRVMVRGTFANIRIKNRLVPGSEGNVSIHFPTKTQASFFEVAEMYRKDGTPLIILAGKEYGSGSSRDWAAKGPYLQGVKAVIAESYERIHRSNLIGMGIIPLQFLDGDSAASLGLDGSEAFTIEISDSSEPGEEISVRATRTDGSEHSFTVKSRIDTPMEVQYVRDGGILCTVLKNLIG, encoded by the coding sequence ATGTCAGAGCACAATCCTTTTGGAGCTCTTGCTCCCTTGGTAGGTGGAGAGTACGGGGATGTAAATTTTTACCGTCTTCGTGCTTTAGAAGATGCTGGTTTTGGAAGTATGTCGCGACTTCCTTTCAGTATTCGTGTCTTACTCGAGTCTGTATTACGGAATCAGGATGGATTCTCCTTCACCGAGGAGCATCTCAAGGCATTAGCCGGATGGGAGCCGAAGGCGGTGGGACGAGATGAAATCCCGTACAAGCCGGCGCGGGTAGTGCTTCAAGATTTTACAGGAGTCCCAGCAGTTGTTGATCTTGCTGCTATGCGTGATGCGATTAAGAGGCTAGGTGGTGATCCACAAAAGATTAATCCATTAGTTCGTTGTGATCTCGTAATCGATCATAGTGTTCAGGTTGATTACTCTGGAAGTAATGATGCACTGGTGAGGAATGAAGCACTTGAGTTTTCTCGAAACAAAGAGCGATATGAATTTCTGAAGTGGGGGCAAGAAGCTTTCAAGAACTTTCGAGTCGTACCTCCATCAACTGGAATCGTCCATCAGGTGAACCTAGAATATCTTTCTGAGGTTGCGTATTTTAACGAAGATACCCGTGTTGTTTATCCAGATTCGTGTGTTGGAACAGACAGCCATACCCCAATGGTCAATGGTCTTGGAGTAGTCGCATGGGGAGTAGGCGGTATCGAGGCAGAAGCGGTAATGCTCAATCAGCCGATTGTTATGCTTATTCCCGATGTTGTAGGCGTGAAGCTTACGGGTGACCTGCCTGAAGGCATCACGGCTACAGACCTCGTACTTCGAGTTACCGAGATGTGTCGTGAGCTAGGGGTTGTTGGGAAGTTTGTTGAATTCTTTGGACCGAGTTTGTCACATATGACTATTGCCGATCGGGCAACGCTTGGAAATATGGCTCCAGAGCAAGGCTCTACCGTGAGTTTTTCTCCAGTAGATGATGTGACTTTGGATTACATGCGAGCTACTGGTCGTCCTGAAAAGCTTGTTCAGCTGACAGAGCGGTATTATAAGGAGCAGGGTCTCTTTCGAACTGAAGATACCCCCGATCCTGAGTTTACGGAGGTGCTAGAACTTGATCTCTCTACGATAGAACCAGCAGTTGCTGGTCCAAAGCGCCCTCAAGATAGAGTCGCTCTCGCCAGATTAAAAAAATCATACCCAACAATGATTACTAATCCTGTTGGGCCAATGGGTCTTGGTAAAGAGGAAGCCGAGTTTACAAAGTCGATACCGCTGACTCTCGATTCAGAGGAATGCAAGCTTGAAACCGGAGCGGTTGTGATTGCTGCAATTACTTCGTGTACGAATACGAGCAATCCCTCGGTTATGTTGGCTGCTGGACTTGTCGCCAAGAAGGCACTGGAAAAGGGGTTGCGTGTGCCGCCATATGTAAAAACTTCACTCGCTCCCGGCTCTCGAGTGGTAACAGAGTATCTAGAGAAGTCCGGATTAAACACATCATTGGATGCACTAGGCTTTCAGACGGTGGGATATGGTTGCACTACATGTATAGGAAATTCTGGTCCGTTGAAAAGTGAGATTGAGGCTGCTATCAGAGAAAATGATCTTGTAGTGTCGGCGGTGCTCTCTGGGAATAGAAATTTTGAAGGACGAGTACATCCTTTGACTCAGACCAACTTTCTTGCTTCTCCACCCTTAGTAGTTGCATTTGCTCTGGCAGGAAATACGAACCGAGATTTAACAAGTGAGCCGATCGGGACCGATAAGGAGGGGAAAGAAGTTTTCCTAAAAGATATCTGGCCAACAAACCATGAGATCGAGCAGGCCGTGAGATCATTCATTACCGTCGATATGTTTCGAGAGCGTTATGGGGAGGTCTTCAAGGGCTCTGAAGCGTGGCAGTCAATCAAGACGAGTGGTGGTGAACTCTATGAATGGCAAGCAAGCTCGACTTATGTGCAAAGCCCGCCTTTCTTTGATGAAGTGACTCGCGATGTAGGTCATATCCGTCCCGTACAGAAAGCTCGAGTGCTTGGATTATTCGGGGATTCAGTAACTACTGACCATATTTCACCTGCTGGGAATATCGCGAAGGATTCTCCCGCAGCGCAGTACCTGACGGAAGAAGGGGTTCAGCCAGTAGACTTTAATAGTTATGGCTCTCGAAGAGGGAATGATAGGGTAATGGTGCGCGGCACTTTTGCAAATATCCGTATAAAGAATCGACTGGTTCCAGGATCTGAAGGGAACGTTTCAATACATTTCCCTACAAAGACCCAGGCAAGTTTTTTTGAAGTAGCTGAAATGTATCGTAAAGATGGTACGCCACTGATTATTCTTGCGGGTAAAGAGTATGGGTCAGGATCATCTCGTGATTGGGCTGCAAAGGGACCATATCTTCAAGGAGTCAAAGCGGTAATTGCAGAAAGCTATGAGAGAATCCACCGGAGTAACTTAATTGGGATGGGGATTATCCCGCTGCAATTTCTTGATGGTGATAGTGCTGCATCTCTGGGTCTTGATGGAAGTGAGGCTTTTACCATTGAGATATCGGATTCATCAGAGCCTGGAGAGGAGATTTCTGTGCGTGCTACTCGGACTGATGGTAGTGAGCATTCCTTCACGGTAAAGAGTCGGATTGATACCCCCATGGAGGTACAATATGTACGTGATGGGGGGATTCTGTGTACGGTGCTTAAGAATCTTATCGGGTAG